In one Pseudodesulfovibrio tunisiensis genomic region, the following are encoded:
- a CDS encoding DMSO/selenate family reductase complex A subunit translates to MNRNRNPSHTPLPAGVNRRGFLKWGSILAGTAAVAGPGVFYGLRAVTESPVVDEKVVWTTCNVNCGSRCPLRAHVRDGLVTRIETDNTGDGDFGTHEIRACLRGRSMRRWAYSPERLKYPMKRVGKRGEGRFERISWDEALDIVSSELRRIIDTYGNEAVYRHYGSGVLGGIVARREFFHRLVNLLGGSLNYYGDYSMAQITAAMEYTYGAKYDECNANPISDVANCELAVFFGNNPAATRMSGGGSMYDLLRARRKSGVRVIVIDPRFSDTAATFADEWIPIRPGTDAALVAGLAFVLITEKLVDEDFLHRYCVGYDQETMPPGIPYGHAYRDYILGTGPDRIRKTPDWAASITGIPATRIRELAREIGTAKPCYIAQGWGPQRQACGEQTARSIAMLPILTGNVGIQGGNTGDREGFFRIPFPLVPEGENPVRTSIPVFAWTRAVDDPLSMTATRDGVRNKEQLDTPVKFIWNHAGNALINQHSDCRRTAEILRDDTKCEMIVVLDNYMTSSAKFADILLPCCTCLEEEDIVFQGYAMEMGFLVCTEAAVAPFYESRTLYDIVRGMARRLGVDEEFSLGMDRRGWLEYMYAKCREVKPELPPTFAEAQKVGLFKWKRPDPPEVMYREFRENPEAHPLNTPSGRIEIFSERLWELARTWELPEDDSITALPEYHPTWEGAEQARSGPYPLQLIGHHYKQRTHSSYGNVDWLQQVAPQEAWINSLDAETRDIRHNDMVRVFNDRGETRVRAKVTERIMPGVVTLPQGAWLKPDGNGVDRNGCINVLTSLRTSPLAKGNPQHTNLVQVEKVREEAEQC, encoded by the coding sequence ATGAACAGGAACCGGAACCCTTCCCATACCCCACTGCCCGCAGGCGTGAATCGTCGCGGGTTTCTCAAATGGGGCTCGATTCTGGCCGGAACCGCGGCTGTTGCCGGTCCCGGCGTCTTCTACGGTCTTCGGGCCGTGACCGAATCCCCCGTTGTTGATGAAAAAGTGGTCTGGACCACATGCAACGTGAACTGCGGCAGCCGCTGCCCGCTACGGGCGCATGTTCGCGACGGGCTGGTCACGCGAATCGAGACCGACAATACCGGGGATGGGGATTTCGGCACGCACGAGATTCGCGCCTGTCTGCGCGGGCGGTCCATGCGCCGCTGGGCCTATTCCCCGGAACGGCTCAAGTACCCCATGAAGCGCGTGGGCAAACGCGGGGAAGGCCGGTTCGAGCGCATTTCCTGGGACGAGGCGCTGGACATTGTTTCCTCGGAGCTTCGGCGAATCATCGACACCTATGGCAACGAGGCCGTGTACCGGCACTACGGCAGCGGTGTGCTGGGCGGCATCGTGGCCCGCCGGGAGTTTTTCCACAGGCTGGTCAACCTGCTGGGCGGCAGCCTGAACTATTACGGCGACTACTCCATGGCCCAGATCACCGCGGCCATGGAGTACACCTATGGCGCGAAGTACGACGAGTGCAACGCGAATCCCATTTCCGACGTGGCCAACTGCGAGCTCGCCGTGTTTTTCGGCAACAATCCCGCTGCCACGCGCATGAGCGGCGGAGGCAGCATGTACGATCTGCTCCGCGCCCGGAGGAAGAGCGGGGTCCGCGTGATCGTGATCGACCCCAGATTCTCGGACACGGCAGCCACGTTTGCCGATGAATGGATTCCCATCCGTCCGGGCACGGATGCGGCGCTGGTCGCGGGGTTGGCTTTCGTGCTCATCACCGAAAAGCTGGTGGACGAGGACTTTCTGCATCGCTACTGCGTGGGCTACGATCAGGAGACCATGCCCCCGGGCATTCCGTACGGCCATGCCTACAGGGACTACATTCTGGGAACCGGGCCGGACCGGATTCGGAAGACTCCGGACTGGGCCGCCAGCATCACCGGAATTCCTGCAACCCGGATTCGCGAACTGGCCCGGGAGATCGGTACGGCCAAGCCGTGCTACATTGCGCAGGGCTGGGGGCCGCAGCGGCAGGCATGCGGCGAGCAGACCGCCCGGTCCATTGCCATGCTGCCCATCCTGACCGGGAACGTGGGCATTCAGGGCGGCAACACCGGCGACCGCGAAGGTTTTTTCCGCATACCGTTTCCGCTCGTGCCCGAGGGGGAGAATCCGGTCAGGACCTCGATACCCGTGTTCGCATGGACCAGGGCCGTGGACGACCCCCTTTCCATGACTGCCACGCGTGACGGTGTGCGCAACAAGGAACAACTGGACACGCCGGTCAAGTTCATCTGGAACCATGCGGGCAACGCCCTGATCAACCAGCATTCCGACTGCCGCCGGACCGCGGAAATCCTGCGCGACGACACCAAATGCGAAATGATCGTGGTGCTGGACAACTACATGACCTCCAGTGCGAAATTCGCGGACATCCTCCTGCCGTGCTGCACCTGTCTGGAGGAAGAGGACATCGTGTTTCAGGGCTATGCCATGGAAATGGGATTTCTGGTCTGCACCGAGGCGGCCGTGGCTCCGTTCTACGAAAGCCGTACCCTGTACGACATTGTCCGGGGCATGGCCCGGCGGCTGGGCGTGGACGAGGAATTCTCCCTTGGCATGGACCGCCGGGGATGGCTGGAATACATGTACGCCAAGTGCCGCGAGGTGAAGCCCGAACTGCCGCCCACCTTTGCCGAGGCGCAGAAGGTCGGTCTGTTCAAATGGAAACGGCCTGATCCGCCCGAGGTCATGTACCGCGAATTCCGGGAAAACCCCGAAGCCCATCCTCTGAACACGCCGTCCGGAAGGATCGAGATATTTTCCGAACGCCTTTGGGAACTGGCCCGGACATGGGAGCTGCCCGAGGACGACAGCATCACGGCCCTGCCCGAGTATCATCCCACATGGGAAGGCGCTGAACAGGCGCGTTCCGGCCCGTATCCCTTGCAGCTCATCGGCCATCACTACAAGCAGCGCACCCATTCCAGCTATGGCAACGTGGACTGGCTTCAGCAGGTCGCGCCGCAGGAGGCGTGGATCAATTCGCTGGATGCAGAGACGCGGGACATCCGCCATAACGATATGGTCCGGGTGTTCAACGACCGGGGTGAAACCCGCGTGCGTGCCAAGGTCACGGAACGGATCATGCCCGGAGTCGTGACCCTGCCGCAGGGCGCGTGGCTCAAGCCTGACGGGAACGGCGTGGATCGCAATGGGTGCATCAATGTGCTCACGTCACTGCGTACTTCGCCGCTGGCCAAGGGCAACCCCCAGCACACCAATCTGGTTCAGGTGGAAAAGGTGCGGGAGGAAGCCGAGCAATGCTGA
- a CDS encoding DMSO/selenate family reductase complex B subunit, whose protein sequence is MLKRPAFHIDLGACIGCKTCMVACIDKNDLPRGILFRRVSEYSGGGWTRRKDGTFVQNVFAYYLSIACNHCENPICVRSCPTTAMQKDEYGIVSVDPEKCVGCRYCEWGCPYSAPQYDADSGKMTKCDLCRDYLEQGKPPACVAACPTRALQFGEYDDLVARFGKSEVVAPLPDPAITQPNLLCTPGPTAQPPKSRNGKVCNPEEI, encoded by the coding sequence ATGCTGAAGCGGCCCGCCTTTCACATTGATCTGGGTGCGTGCATCGGATGCAAGACCTGCATGGTGGCCTGCATCGACAAGAACGATCTGCCCAGGGGGATACTGTTCCGGCGGGTATCGGAATATTCCGGGGGCGGCTGGACCCGTCGCAAGGACGGCACCTTTGTGCAGAACGTGTTTGCCTATTACCTTTCCATTGCCTGCAATCATTGCGAAAATCCCATCTGCGTGCGCTCCTGTCCCACTACGGCCATGCAGAAGGACGAATACGGCATTGTTTCCGTTGATCCGGAAAAGTGCGTGGGGTGCCGCTACTGCGAGTGGGGATGCCCCTATTCCGCGCCCCAGTATGACGCGGATTCCGGCAAGATGACCAAGTGCGATCTGTGCCGGGATTATCTGGAGCAGGGCAAGCCCCCGGCATGTGTGGCCGCCTGTCCGACCCGGGCCTTGCAGTTCGGGGAATACGACGATCTTGTCGCCCGGTTCGGCAAATCCGAGGTCGTGGCGCCCCTGCCCGATCCGGCCATTACCCAGCCCAATCTGCTGTGCACTCCCGGCCCGACGGCCCAGCCTCCCAAGTCCCGCAATGGCAAGGTCTGCAATCCCGAGGAAATATGA
- a CDS encoding TorD/DmsD family molecular chaperone, with protein sequence MTRTSEVFPDFSGMDQDMAEACAVACGFFARLFQECPSREWLLTLRDRQLLEEWPLAMPAEQGREGDTGLRLMARFVAELDEAGIAAIRRDHAAMFVGPGDPLPQWESVCLTEDRLLFGEPAFAVRRLYAEFGLALPRESGGSR encoded by the coding sequence ATGACGCGAACGTCCGAGGTTTTCCCTGATTTTTCGGGAATGGATCAGGACATGGCCGAAGCCTGCGCTGTGGCCTGCGGATTCTTTGCCCGGCTTTTTCAGGAATGCCCTTCGCGGGAATGGCTGCTGACCCTTCGCGACCGGCAGTTGCTGGAGGAGTGGCCCCTTGCCATGCCTGCGGAACAGGGCAGGGAGGGCGACACGGGGTTGCGGCTCATGGCCCGGTTTGTTGCGGAACTGGATGAAGCCGGGATTGCCGCGATACGGCGCGACCATGCGGCCATGTTCGTGGGGCCCGGTGATCCGTTGCCGCAATGGGAATCGGTCTGCCTGACCGAAGACCGCCTTCTGTTCGGCGAGCCCGCGTTCGCGGTGCGTCGTCTCTATGCGGAATTCGGGCTGGCCCTGCCCCGGGAGTCCGGGGGAAGCCGATGA
- a CDS encoding molecular chaperone TorD family protein: MGYELAFVASLLHMAADALAEARTAQAEIALHAAAAFLREHLMPWVGEFLDALQVRADTPFCRGAAMLCRDTLRVVAGFPGESGQ; the protein is encoded by the coding sequence GTGGGCTATGAACTGGCATTCGTGGCCAGTCTGCTGCACATGGCTGCAGATGCTCTTGCCGAAGCGCGGACTGCGCAGGCCGAAATTGCCTTGCATGCGGCTGCCGCGTTTCTGCGCGAGCACCTCATGCCGTGGGTCGGGGAGTTTCTGGATGCCTTGCAGGTCCGGGCCGACACCCCGTTCTGCAGGGGCGCGGCCATGCTCTGTCGGGACACGCTTCGCGTTGTCGCCGGATTCCCGGGTGAATCCGGGCAATGA
- a CDS encoding transporter substrate-binding domain-containing protein, giving the protein MRHAAILTLAILLFCLSVGTASAAEPLLFRGDQNYPPYEFLDETGHPTGFNVDITQAVARVMGLDIEMSLAPWDTVRRQIEARNIDALMGMYKSEQRAQMVNFSEPTIEISHAIFVREESSISGKNDLNGKSIIVQQGDIMHDFLIENRIQARIVTTGDQAEALKLLSSGKYDCALVARLQGLYFRDKLGLHNLVTVGPPLAPRNYCFAVNKGNTALLARINEGLAIIKQSGEYNEIYHKWFGAYAVRETDSSRDMLMLAGTILAAGLAVMFLGTTLFWRGRARNLSRNMDDQLEMLDRFQSEQDWSEARYEALSDLLRDGVTLLQTSPRKYVHANPAFCQLTGFSREEILGRDANSLFGFVHPEDRHMVRDRMETLHADPACPSRFDFRILRTNGELLWITASSCVLERNGQSWIQTIYNDATSRIQSENDILKARNEVENAQRAKEEFLANLSHVIRTPLNGLLGMLQLLRKMPLTSTQEECVEISLDSGRSIMSTINDLLMIARFESGFIPLDEHPFSVKNAVRTVVAGFMPHVREKGLELTSEIGPEVPGELIGDRARLRHILFNLTDNAVKFTRSGNISISVHALPVRPFEEGVRLLFTVSDSGAGIADTEIDLAFNRFHVPVPDATRRHPGMGVGLSIVRRLVESMGGTITVDSTLGKGTTVMFTAAFLKTHVVLDELPQSARDYEESPPPASLRVLLVEDDLVNRLAARRFLEKAGAEVTAVENGEDAVNVFEKENFDCILMDIQMPVMDGFEATRRIRRSTTPGRNPKIPIIALTAHALAGDREKILAAGMDDYLAKPIELESLSRIIATHVRSDSAESEAAKQPT; this is encoded by the coding sequence ATGCGACACGCCGCCATCCTGACGCTGGCAATCCTGCTCTTCTGCCTTTCGGTCGGAACTGCGTCCGCAGCCGAGCCGCTGCTCTTTCGCGGCGACCAGAATTATCCGCCCTACGAATTTCTGGACGAAACCGGACATCCGACAGGTTTCAACGTGGACATCACCCAGGCCGTGGCGCGCGTCATGGGGCTCGACATCGAAATGAGTCTCGCGCCCTGGGATACGGTTCGACGCCAGATAGAAGCGCGCAACATCGACGCGCTCATGGGCATGTACAAATCGGAACAACGCGCCCAGATGGTGAACTTTTCCGAACCGACCATTGAAATATCCCACGCCATATTCGTGCGCGAGGAGTCCTCGATTTCCGGGAAAAACGACCTGAACGGCAAAAGCATCATCGTGCAGCAGGGCGACATCATGCACGATTTCCTGATCGAAAATCGCATCCAGGCCAGAATCGTCACCACGGGGGATCAGGCAGAGGCGCTGAAACTCCTGTCCTCCGGGAAATACGACTGCGCTCTGGTGGCAAGACTTCAGGGCCTGTACTTCCGGGACAAGCTCGGCCTGCACAACCTCGTCACCGTGGGGCCGCCACTGGCGCCGCGCAACTACTGCTTCGCCGTGAACAAGGGCAACACCGCCCTGCTCGCCCGCATCAACGAGGGGCTGGCGATCATCAAGCAGTCCGGGGAATACAACGAAATCTACCACAAATGGTTCGGGGCCTATGCCGTCAGGGAGACCGACTCGTCCCGGGACATGCTGATGCTCGCCGGGACCATTCTCGCAGCCGGGCTGGCCGTGATGTTTCTGGGCACCACTCTCTTCTGGCGGGGACGCGCCCGGAATCTGAGCCGGAATATGGACGACCAGCTGGAAATGCTGGACAGGTTCCAGTCGGAACAGGACTGGTCCGAAGCCAGATACGAAGCGCTTTCCGACCTGTTGCGCGACGGAGTGACCCTGCTCCAGACCTCGCCGCGAAAGTATGTCCACGCCAATCCGGCGTTCTGCCAGCTCACCGGCTTTTCCCGCGAGGAAATTCTCGGTCGGGACGCGAACTCGCTCTTCGGATTCGTCCACCCCGAGGACCGGCACATGGTACGCGACAGAATGGAAACCCTGCATGCGGACCCGGCCTGCCCCTCGCGCTTCGACTTCCGCATCCTCCGCACAAACGGCGAACTGCTGTGGATCACGGCTTCGTCCTGCGTTCTGGAAAGAAACGGTCAAAGCTGGATACAAACCATCTACAATGACGCGACCAGTCGCATCCAGTCGGAAAACGACATTCTCAAGGCCAGAAACGAAGTGGAAAATGCGCAGCGGGCCAAGGAGGAATTTCTCGCCAACCTGAGCCACGTCATCCGCACTCCCCTGAACGGTCTGCTCGGCATGCTTCAGCTTCTGCGGAAAATGCCCCTGACCTCGACGCAGGAGGAATGTGTCGAAATTTCGCTCGATTCCGGGCGCAGCATCATGTCCACCATCAATGACCTGCTCATGATCGCCCGGTTCGAATCCGGCTTCATTCCCCTTGATGAACACCCCTTCAGCGTCAAGAACGCGGTACGCACGGTCGTTGCCGGATTCATGCCCCATGTCCGGGAAAAGGGGCTGGAGCTGACAAGCGAAATCGGTCCCGAAGTCCCCGGAGAACTCATCGGAGACAGGGCAAGGCTGCGGCACATCCTGTTCAACCTGACGGACAACGCCGTGAAATTCACGCGCTCGGGGAACATATCCATTTCGGTTCACGCCCTGCCCGTGCGACCATTCGAGGAAGGTGTGCGACTGCTGTTCACGGTCTCGGATTCAGGCGCAGGCATAGCGGACACGGAAATAGACCTTGCCTTCAACCGGTTCCACGTTCCGGTTCCCGACGCGACGCGCCGCCATCCCGGCATGGGAGTGGGCCTGAGCATCGTGCGCCGTCTGGTGGAAAGCATGGGCGGCACGATCACCGTGGACAGCACGCTGGGCAAGGGCACCACGGTCATGTTCACAGCAGCCTTTCTCAAGACGCACGTGGTTCTGGACGAATTGCCCCAGTCGGCCCGGGACTACGAGGAAAGCCCGCCCCCCGCCTCATTGCGGGTGCTTCTGGTGGAAGACGATCTGGTCAACAGGCTGGCTGCGCGACGATTTCTGGAAAAGGCCGGGGCCGAGGTCACGGCCGTGGAGAACGGGGAAGACGCGGTCAACGTGTTTGAAAAGGAGAACTTCGACTGCATCCTCATGGACATTCAGATGCCGGTCATGGACGGCTTCGAGGCCACGCGGCGCATCCGGCGCTCCACGACCCCGGGCCGGAACCCGAAGATCCCGATCATCGCACTCACCGCGCATGCACTGGCCGGAGACAGGGAAAAGATTCTGGCTGCAGGCATGGACGATTATCTGGCAAAACCCATTGAACTGGAAAGCCTGAGCCGGATCATTGCCACCCATGTCCGCTCCGACTCCGCAGAATCGGAGGCAGCGAAACAGCCGACGTAA
- a CDS encoding YraN family protein, whose translation MRIRGRNLCARSRGVLGEDAAARYLESRGFRVLERNWRSRSWELDLVCRQGDTLVFVEVKTRGTGSLGTPADALNRAKMTSLAKAASLYLSEKGLWDVPCRFDLVAVMQSPDGLDVTHYPDAFDLSDLGNAGRAW comes from the coding sequence ATGCGAATCCGAGGCAGGAATCTTTGCGCGCGGTCGCGTGGCGTGCTGGGCGAGGATGCTGCGGCGCGGTATCTGGAATCCCGGGGATTCCGCGTGCTCGAGCGCAACTGGCGCAGCCGGAGCTGGGAGCTCGATCTGGTCTGTCGGCAGGGGGACACCCTTGTTTTCGTGGAGGTCAAGACGCGGGGGACCGGTTCTCTGGGAACGCCTGCGGACGCCTTGAACCGGGCCAAGATGACCAGTCTGGCAAAGGCCGCGTCCCTGTATCTATCGGAAAAGGGGCTGTGGGACGTGCCGTGCCGATTCGATCTTGTTGCCGTCATGCAGAGCCCGGACGGGCTGGACGTGACGCATTATCCTGATGCTTTTGATCTGTCCGATCTGGGAAACGCGGGTCGGGCGTGGTGA